GGTGCTGGCGTAGGAGCCGCGGGAGTCGTTGCCCTCGTAGTAGCGGAAGTCGGCGTTGCTGCCGGAGCGGAGCTGGACGTTGCCCACCGAGCTGTTCCAGATCTGCGCGCTCTGCGAGATCACGCTCGAGAAGGACGGCGCCCGGCTGGCGTCGTAGGTGACGACGACGGCCTTGAGGTACGGGTGGGCGGCCTGCTTGGCCAGCGCCGACTTCATCACGGCCTGGTAGAACGCCTTGTTGCCGGCCTCCTCGGCGGCCGTGCCGGCGTAGCCCGCGGCGGCGGTGTAGCCCTGTGCGCCCTGCTGGACGGGGGCCGCCGAGGCGGGTGCCGCAGCTGCGGTGCCGGCCGCCAGGGCCAGGCCGAGGGCAGCGGCGAGCACGGTCATGGAGCGATTCATGTGGGGGACTCCATTCGCGGGTCCCGGGCCGTGGGGAGGCCCGTTGGGACACGGTGACGGTTGATGCACCGAGCTTGGGCCAGCGCAGGCGGGTCGCGGAGATGCCAACCGGCGATAGCTCGGAGCAATACCCCGCAGCCCGGGCGGCTTTGACGTTCCGTGAGCACTTCTTGACATGCACTTGGCGGACTCCGGTCCTCTGGTTATGCTCCCGTCGTGGAGCTCGACGTCCGACACCTGCGGGTGCTGTGCGCGATCGCGGACACCGGCAGCGTCCGGCAGGCCGCCCGCCGGCTCGGCATGACCCAGCCGTCGCTCACCACCCAGCTGCACCGCATCGAACGGACCATCGGCGGAAGGCTGTTCACCCGCGAGCAGACCGGCAGCCGACCGACCGCGCTCGGCCACTCGGTGCTCTCCCGGGCCAGACCGGTGATCAGCGAGATGGACGCCCTGGTCGCCGCCGCCCGCGAGGAGGCCGCCGGGCCCGGCCGCCGCCGGCTGCGCATCGGCAGCGTCGGCAGCCGCGCCGTCGCCGCCTGGCTGCGCCGCGTCCACGACCGGCTCCCGGACACCGACACCACCATCCACATCGACATCTCGGCGATCGCCCTGCTGCACATGGTCGCCGCCGAACAGCTGGACATCGCCTTCGTGCACGAGAGCGAGGGCTTCCCGCTGCGCGTGCCGCCCGGCACCGAGCACCGGGTGCTGATGGCCCGCGAACCGCAGTTCGTCGCCCTCGCCGAGGGACACCCCGCGGCCGGCCAACCGGAGGTCAGACTCGCCGACCTCGCCGGCGACACCTGGATGGTCGATCCGACCGCCGACCACGAGTACGCGGCGCTGCGCCGGGTCTTCGCCGAGGCCGGTCTCGACCCGCGGGTCGTCCAGGTCCGGGACAACGCCACCGCCGCCGAACTCGTCGCCTCCGGCGAGGCCGTCCGCCCCTGCCAGCCCACGTCGCCGCCCGGCCCCGGTACCGTACTGCGGCCCGTGCACGGCGACCCGCTCGCCGTCCGGCTGCTGCTCACCTGGCGGCCCGGCGCGATCGGCGGCCCGGCCCTGGACGGGCTCTGGACCGACCTGCGGCGGGCCTATCTGGATCTGGCCAGCGTCAACCCCGCGTACCGCGCCTGGCTGCGCCGGCACAACCGGTCGCTGCGGCACCTGCTCGCCCCCGCCGGGCCGCACTGACCGCCGCCGCCCCGGCGGGTACGGTCACTCCGGCGTGCCGTACCCACCGCCGCCCGGGGTCTCGACCACCAGGACGTCGCCGGCCGCGACCTCCGCCACGTCGCAGCCGGCCAGCCGCTCGACCGTGCCGTCGGCCCGCTCGATCCGGTTGGCGCCGAGCGCCCCCGGCGCGCCGCCCGCCAGGCCGTACGGTGGGACGCGGCGGTGGCCGGTGAGCAGGCTGACGGTCATCGGCTCGCGGAAGCGCAGCCTGCGCACCGCGCCGTCCCCGCCGCGCCACCGCCCGGCGCCGCCGCTGCCCGGCCGGACGGCGAACTCCTCCAGCAGCACCGGCAGCCGCCACTCCAGCACCTCCGGGTCGGTGAGCCGGGAGTTGGTCATGTGCGTCTGGACGACCGGGGCGCCGTCGAACCCCTCCCCCGCGCCGGAGCCCGAGCCCAGCGTCTCGTAGTACTGGTGGCGGCGGTTGCCGAAGCTGACGTTGTTCATCGTGCCGGAGCCCTCCGCCTGCACCCCGAGCGCCGCGTACAGCGCGCCGACCAGGGCCTGCGAGGTCTCGACGTTCCCGGCGACCACCGCCGCCGGGTGCTCCGGCGCCAGCATGGAGCCGGGCGGCACCACGATCCGCAGCGGGCGCAGGCAGCCGTCGTTCAGCGGGATGTCGTCGGCGACCAGGGTGCGGAAGACGTAGAGCACCGCCGCGGTGACCACCGCCGAGGGCGCGTTGTGGTTGCCGGCGAGCTGCGGCGAGCTGCCGGTGAAGTCCACGGTGGCGGTGCGGGCCCGCCGGTCCACCGTCACCCGGACCTCGATCACCGCCCCGGAGTCCGTCTCGTAGCGGCAACCGCCCTCTTCCAGCCGGTCGACGACCCGGCGGACGGCCTCGGCCGCGTTGTCCTGGACGTGCCGCATGTACGCCTGCACCACGTCGAGGCCGAAGTGGTCGATCATCGCGCCGACCTCCTCGACTCCCTTGCGGTTGGCGGCGATCTGCGCCCGCAGATCGGCGAGGTTGGCGTCCGGATTGCGCGACGGATAGCGGCCCGCGGTGAGCAGCCGCCGGGTCTCGGCCTCGCGCAGCCGGCCGTCCTGGACCAGCAGCCAGTCGTCGAGGAGCACGCCCTCCTCCTCGATCCGGCGGCTGGCGGCCGGCATCGAACCGGGTGTCAGGCCGCCGATCTCGGCGTGGTGGCCGCGGGAGGCGACGAAGAAGAGGATCCGCTCACCGGCCCGGTCGAAGACCGGCGTCACCACGGTGATGTCGGGCAGGTGGGTGCCGCCGTGGTACGGGTCGTTGACGGCGTAGGCGTCGCCGGGGCGGAAGGAGCCGCCGCGGCGGCGCAGCACCTCCTTGACGGTGGTGCCCATCGAGCCGAGGTGGACGGGGATGTGCGGGGCGTTGGCGACGAGGTTGCCCTCCGGGTCGAAGAGCGCGCAGGAGAAGTCCAGCCGCTCCTTGATGTTGACCGACTGGGCGGTGGACTCCAGCCGGGCGCCCATCTGTTGGGCGATCGCCATGAAGAGGTTGTTGAAGACCTCCAGCAGCACCGGGTCGGCCGCGGCGGTGGCGTCGGCGGGCTCGGGCGCGGCGGCGCGTTCCATCAGCAGGTGGCCGAGCGGGCTGCGGGTGGCCCGCCAGCCGGGGTCGACGACGGTGGTGGAGCCGGATTCGGTGATCACGGCCGGGCCCGACACCGGCTGCCCGGGCCGGAGTTCCTCGCGGCGGAGCAGCGCGGCCCGCTGCCGGCCGCCGCCGGTCCAGAGCCGCACGTGCTCCGGCCCCGAAGTGGCACCGGCACCGGCGTCGGGGTCGGTGTCGGCGCCGAGCGAGGCCAGGTCGGGCGGGTCGGTGAGACCGGTGGCCTCCACGGCCAGCGACTCCACCACGACCGGACGGTCCATCAGGAAGGAGTACAGCGTGCGGTGTTCGGTCTCGAAGGCGGCGGCCATGGCGTCCGCGCCGGCGAGGTCGACGGGGACGGCGGTGTCCGTGCCGTCGTAGCGCAGATGGGCCCGACGGACGGTGCGGATGCGGTCCTCCGGGACGTCCTCGGCGAGCAGTTCGGCGCGGGCGGCCGCGGTCAACTCCTCGGCGAGCTCCTCGATCCGCGGCATGGCGGCGGGCTCCAGCACGGCCTCCACCGACTGCTCGCGCAGCACGGCGGTGTCGGCCAGGCCGATGCCGAGGGCGGAGAGCATCCCGGCCATCGGCGGGACGATCACCGTGCGGATGCCGAGCGCGTCGGCGACCGCGCAGGCGTGCTGCCCGCCCGCCCCGCCGAAGACGGTCAGCGCGTACCGGGTGACGTCGTGGCCCTGCTGGACGGAGACCCGCTTCACCGCGTTGGCGATGTTGGTGACGGCGATCCGCAGGAAGCCCTCGGCGACCTCCTCCGGGCCCCGGTCGTCACCGGTGCGGGCCCGGATCTCCGCGGCGAGCTCGGTGAACCGCCGCCGGACGGCGGCCAGGTCGAGCGGCTGGTCGCCGTCCGGCCCGAACACCCGTGGGAAGCGGTCGGCCTGGATCCGGCCCAGCATCAGGTTGGCGTCGGTGACGGTGAGCGGGCCGCCGCCGCGGTAGCAGGCCGGGCCGGGCACCGCGCCGGCCGAGTCCGGGCCGACCCGGTAGCGGCTGCCGTCGAAGTGCAGCACCGAGCCGCCGCCGGCCGCCACCGTGTGGATCGCCAGCATCGGGGCGCGCAGCCGCACCCCGGCCACCTGGGTGGTGAACACCCGCTCGTAGGCGCCCGCGTAGTGCGAGACGTCGGTCGAGGTGCCGCCCATGTCGAAGCCGATCACCCGGTCGTGGCCGACGAGTTCGGACATCCGGGCCATCCCGACGATCCCGCCGGCCGGGCCGGAGAGGACGGCGTCCTTGCCGCGGAAGTGCCCGGCCGCGGCCAGCCCGCCGTTGGACTGCATGAACATCAGCCGCACCCCCCGCAGCCGGTCCGCCACCCGGTCGACGTAGCGGCGCAGCACCGGCGAGAGGTAGGCGTCCACCACCGTCGTGTCGCCGCGCGGCACCAGCTTCATCAGCGGGCTGACCTCGCTGGAGAGCGAGACCTGGGTGAAGCCGGCGGCGCGGGCCGCCTCGCCGATCAGCCGCTCGTGCCCGGGGTGCAGGTGGCTGTGCAGGCAGGCCACCGCGACCGAGCGGATGCCGTCCCGGTGCGCGGCGCGCAGCGCCTCGCCGAGGGCGGCCAAGTCGGGACGGCGCAGCACGGTGCCGTCGGCGGTGATCCGCTCGTCCGCCTCGACCACCCGCTCGTACAGCTGCTCGGGCAGGACGATCTCGCGGGCGAAGATGTGCGGGCGGTTCTGGTAGCCGATCCGCAGGGCGTCGCCGAACCCGCGGGTGACCACCAGGGCGGTGCGCTCGCCGGTGCGTTCCAGCAAGGCGTTGGTGGCGACCGTGGTGCCCATCCGGACGGCGTCGATCGGCACGCCGTCGAGCGGATCGTCGGGGCCGAGACCGAGCAGTGCGCGGATGCCGGAGACCGCCGGGTCGCGCCGGCCGCGGTCCTCGGAGAGCACCTTGCAGGTGACGATCCGGCCGTCCGGGCGCCGGGCGACGACGTCGGTGAACGTGCCGCCCCGGTCCACCCAGAACTGCCAACCCGGTGCCGCCACGACCGCCTCCTAGCGGGGAACCCCGAGCACGTTCCAGTCTCCGGCCGGGGCGGCGGCCACCGCAAACAGGGGATGCCGCGCAAACAGGGGATACTGGGGGTGGACAGGGCAGGTCGGAGCGTGGCGATGTCGGCCGTGGTGTTGGGGATCTGCCGCGAGAGCCTTCCGGGCGAGCGGCGGGTGGCGCTCGTGCCGCGCGCGGTGCCGGCGGTGCGCGAGCTGGGGGTGGACGTCCTCGTCGAGGCCGGGGCGGGCACGGCCGCCGGGTTCCCGGACGCGGCCTACGCGGCGGCGGGCGCCGCACTCGTCGGCGGCGGGGAACTCGCCGCCCGCGCCCACGTGCTGGCCGCGGTACGGCGGCCACCGGCGGAGACCGTCGCCCGACTGCACCGGGGGCAGCTGCTGCTCTGCCTGCTGCGGGCCTGGCGCGCACCGCACCTCGTCCGGCGCTGGGCGGACGCCGGGCTGACCCTGATCGGCACCGACCCGCCCGGGCGGCCCGGCCTGCCGCCCGGACGCCTCGACGCCGGCGCCGGGCAGGCCTCACTGGCCGGGTACAAGGCCGTACTGCTCGCCGCGGACCGCCTGGGCCGGGAGCTCGCGGGCGGCGTCACCGAACCCGCCCTCGTCCTGGTGCTCGGCGCCGGCCCGGCCGGGCTCCGGGCGATCGACACCGCGCGCCGGCTCGGCGCGACCGTCCACGCCTACGACACCGGCCGGGCCGCGCAGGCGGCGATCGCCGCCCACGGCGGGTTCGTGCTGCCGCTCGGCTCGTGGGACGTCCGGCGCCGGGCCGCCGTGCTGTCCCGCTTCGAGGTCGTGGTCAGCAGCACCGAGACCGCGCCGATGTCCATCGACACGGCGGCCGTCCGCTCGCTGCGGCCCGGCTCGGTGGTCGTCGACCTGGTCTGCGACGCCGACGGCCGGAGCGTCGAACCGGCCGTGGCCGGAGCCGAACGCACCGTCGGCGGCGTCCTGGTGATCGGAGCCGGCGACCTGGCCGCCGCGGTGCCGGCCACCGCCTCCACCGCCTACGCGCAGGCGGTGGCCGCCCTGCTCGCCGTCCTCGTCCCCGACGGCCTCCTCACCGTCGACCCCGCCGACCCCGACCTCACCGGCCTGCTGATCGCCCACGCCGGCACCGTCACCGACCCGCGCACCGCCGGACTGCTCCGCGACGCCACCGCCGCCGCGGGCCTGCCGTAGCCGGTGGCTGACGGAGCCGGTGGTGGCTGCCGGAGCCGTGGCTGCCGGAGGAATCGGCTTGCGGGACGGCGGGTCCCTGCGGTGGGATCGGGCGGACCGAGCGGCGGGCGGGTGCCCGCGGCCGGCCGGGAGGGAGCCGTCCATGGACGGAACGACAGCGCTGGACCGCGTGCTGCACCAGGCACATGAGGTCCGGGTGGCCCCGGTGGACGGCTTCGGCAAGGGCGCCGCCACGGCGGCCAGGGAGCTCCAGGTGGAGCTCTCCGGCCCGGCGGAGTCGACGCGGCTGCGTACCGCCATGGCCGTGGACGCGCTGCCCGGGTTCCACTGCATGTGCCTCGGGGACGTCCGGTTCGAGTTCCTCGCCCCGGACGGCCGGCAGCTCGCCGTCGTCGTCCTCCACCACGGGGTGACGCTGCGGTGGGCGCGGTGGGACGGCGACGCCGCCCTCACCGACGGCCGCCGGCTGCTGGACTGGCTGGACGGGCACGGCATGCCGGGTCCGCTGCGGCAGTTCGAGGCCGACCGGCGGCAGGCGGAGGAACGCGACGCGGAGGAGCGCGGCTGGCTGGCCGCGATGCCCGCCGGCCTGCACGGCCTCGCCGACCGGATCCTCGACCTGTCGCGAACCGGCGGCGCGGCCACCCCCGAGTTGCTCGCGGACCTCGAGGACCGGCTGCGGCGGACGGTCCCCGACCGGGTCGAACGGGCGCTGGCCCTGCTGGCCTGGCACGGCGCCGGCAGCGGCCGATGCTCCGGCTACCCCGTCCACGAGGGCGTGCCCGACGAGTTGCTCGGCCGAGTGCCCGTCGCCGACCTCCTCGCCGGCCTGGCCGACCCACGCGCCGACGACCGGCACGACGCCGGGGCCGTGCGGCACCTGGTGGGCTGGAAGACCCGCCCGCACCAGCAGCAGGACGTCGCCGCCCTGCCCGAACCACTGCGTGCCCGCCTGCTGGCCCACGCCCGCCGGTCCGGCGACAGCGACAAGCGGGGCCGCGCCGAACGTCGGCTTGGGCCGCGGCGGTCCTGAGGCCCGCCGCACGTCGCGTCACGGGCATGGTTCATCGCCGGACGCGGGGCGTCACCGGCCCGCGAAGAGGGCGGCGTGGCGGGCGGCGGAGAGGGCGTGGTGGGCGCAGCGGTCGTAGTGGCCGGCGAGGAGGGTGGCGTCGACGGTGTCGGTGCGGTCGGCGGGCGGGTCGGCGTCGAGCAGGCGCGCGTAGAGGCGGGCCTGGTGGCGGGCCATCTCGGTGCGGTCGCCGTGCAGCTCGGCCAGGTCGTCGGCGCGGGGGTCGCGCAGGCTCCGTCCGGCGGTGGCGAGCATGGCGAGGCCGAGGACGGCCATCTCCCCGAGCGGGGTCCGCAGGTCGGCGGGCAGCGGGCCGCGGGTGCTGCGCGCGGCGGCGATCTCGGTGATCCGGCGGGCGAGTTCGCCGAGCTGCTGGACGTCCGCGCCGAGGTGCACCTCGGCCAGCAGGGCGCGGGTGCCGCGCGGCTGCGGTTCGGCGCCGGCGAGCAGCGCGGAGGCGTCGTCCTCCAGGGCGTCCTGCAGGGGCCGCAGGGCGCGTTCGGCGGCCGTCACGGCGCTGTCCGGCGGGCTGCCGGGACCGGTCAGGGCTGCGGCGGTGGCGCACCGCAGCGCCTCCTCGGCGAGTCCGAGCAGTGCGGTGGGCCGGGCGGCGGCCGGCAGGTCGGTGTGCTGGGCCATGGTGGTCTCCCTCCGCCGCTTCCCATCGTTCTCCGCCGCGGCGGGCCGCGCAGCCCCCGGACGGGGTGCCGCGCGGCCCCGCGGGGTCAGCACGGGCCGTTACCCCTCGACCAGGGCGCGCACACCCCGGGCGTACTCGTGGGAGCGGGCGACGACGGCGACGAGGGAGCCGTCCGCGAAGACCAGGTCGACGCGCTGCGGCTGGCGGGTGCGGACCGCGCCGGTGCGGGACAGTTCGGTCCGGGGGAAGTCGGCCATGAGTTCGCCGTGGTCGTGGTCGACCAGCAGGATCCGCCGGTCGGTGACGGCGAGCAGGGCGCGGCCGTGCCGGAAGCGGCGGTGGGTGCTCGGTCCCGTCCGCACGGCGACGACGAACCGGCCGGCCAGGCTGCCCCAGCCGCCGGCGAACGGGCGTCCGTGGAACGCCCGCCGCAGCCCGCGCACGGTGGA
The nucleotide sequence above comes from Streptomyces sp. TLI_235. Encoded proteins:
- a CDS encoding snapalysin, which codes for MNRSMTVLAAALGLALAAGTAAAAPASAAPVQQGAQGYTAAAGYAGTAAEEAGNKAFYQAVMKSALAKQAAHPYLKAVVVTYDASRAPSFSSVISQSAQIWNSSVGNVQLRSGSNADFRYYEGNDSRGSYASTDGHGSGYIFLDYAQNRQYSSLRVTAHETGHVLGLPDHYSGPCSELMSGGGPGTSCTNPYPNSAEKRRVNSLWANGFAAAG
- a CDS encoding DNA-binding transcriptional LysR family regulator yields the protein MELDVRHLRVLCAIADTGSVRQAARRLGMTQPSLTTQLHRIERTIGGRLFTREQTGSRPTALGHSVLSRARPVISEMDALVAAAREEAAGPGRRRLRIGSVGSRAVAAWLRRVHDRLPDTDTTIHIDISAIALLHMVAAEQLDIAFVHESEGFPLRVPPGTEHRVLMAREPQFVALAEGHPAAGQPEVRLADLAGDTWMVDPTADHEYAALRRVFAEAGLDPRVVQVRDNATAAELVASGEAVRPCQPTSPPGPGTVLRPVHGDPLAVRLLLTWRPGAIGGPALDGLWTDLRRAYLDLASVNPAYRAWLRRHNRSLRHLLAPAGPH
- a CDS encoding 5-oxoprolinase (ATP-hydrolysing), with amino-acid sequence MAAPGWQFWVDRGGTFTDVVARRPDGRIVTCKVLSEDRGRRDPAVSGIRALLGLGPDDPLDGVPIDAVRMGTTVATNALLERTGERTALVVTRGFGDALRIGYQNRPHIFAREIVLPEQLYERVVEADERITADGTVLRRPDLAALGEALRAAHRDGIRSVAVACLHSHLHPGHERLIGEAARAAGFTQVSLSSEVSPLMKLVPRGDTTVVDAYLSPVLRRYVDRVADRLRGVRLMFMQSNGGLAAAGHFRGKDAVLSGPAGGIVGMARMSELVGHDRVIGFDMGGTSTDVSHYAGAYERVFTTQVAGVRLRAPMLAIHTVAAGGGSVLHFDGSRYRVGPDSAGAVPGPACYRGGGPLTVTDANLMLGRIQADRFPRVFGPDGDQPLDLAAVRRRFTELAAEIRARTGDDRGPEEVAEGFLRIAVTNIANAVKRVSVQQGHDVTRYALTVFGGAGGQHACAVADALGIRTVIVPPMAGMLSALGIGLADTAVLREQSVEAVLEPAAMPRIEELAEELTAAARAELLAEDVPEDRIRTVRRAHLRYDGTDTAVPVDLAGADAMAAAFETEHRTLYSFLMDRPVVVESLAVEATGLTDPPDLASLGADTDPDAGAGATSGPEHVRLWTGGGRQRAALLRREELRPGQPVSGPAVITESGSTTVVDPGWRATRSPLGHLLMERAAAPEPADATAAADPVLLEVFNNLFMAIAQQMGARLESTAQSVNIKERLDFSCALFDPEGNLVANAPHIPVHLGSMGTTVKEVLRRRGGSFRPGDAYAVNDPYHGGTHLPDITVVTPVFDRAGERILFFVASRGHHAEIGGLTPGSMPAASRRIEEEGVLLDDWLLVQDGRLREAETRRLLTAGRYPSRNPDANLADLRAQIAANRKGVEEVGAMIDHFGLDVVQAYMRHVQDNAAEAVRRVVDRLEEGGCRYETDSGAVIEVRVTVDRRARTATVDFTGSSPQLAGNHNAPSAVVTAAVLYVFRTLVADDIPLNDGCLRPLRIVVPPGSMLAPEHPAAVVAGNVETSQALVGALYAALGVQAEGSGTMNNVSFGNRRHQYYETLGSGSGAGEGFDGAPVVQTHMTNSRLTDPEVLEWRLPVLLEEFAVRPGSGGAGRWRGGDGAVRRLRFREPMTVSLLTGHRRVPPYGLAGGAPGALGANRIERADGTVERLAGCDVAEVAAGDVLVVETPGGGGYGTPE
- a CDS encoding NAD/NADP transhydrogenase alpha subunit; protein product: MSAVVLGICRESLPGERRVALVPRAVPAVRELGVDVLVEAGAGTAAGFPDAAYAAAGAALVGGGELAARAHVLAAVRRPPAETVARLHRGQLLLCLLRAWRAPHLVRRWADAGLTLIGTDPPGRPGLPPGRLDAGAGQASLAGYKAVLLAADRLGRELAGGVTEPALVLVLGAGPAGLRAIDTARRLGATVHAYDTGRAAQAAIAAHGGFVLPLGSWDVRRRAAVLSRFEVVVSSTETAPMSIDTAAVRSLRPGSVVVDLVCDADGRSVEPAVAGAERTVGGVLVIGAGDLAAAVPATASTAYAQAVAALLAVLVPDGLLTVDPADPDLTGLLIAHAGTVTDPRTAGLLRDATAAAGLP
- a CDS encoding phosphate uptake regulator, with product MAQHTDLPAAARPTALLGLAEEALRCATAAALTGPGSPPDSAVTAAERALRPLQDALEDDASALLAGAEPQPRGTRALLAEVHLGADVQQLGELARRITEIAAARSTRGPLPADLRTPLGEMAVLGLAMLATAGRSLRDPRADDLAELHGDRTEMARHQARLYARLLDADPPADRTDTVDATLLAGHYDRCAHHALSAARHAALFAGR